The Dreissena polymorpha isolate Duluth1 chromosome 8, UMN_Dpol_1.0, whole genome shotgun sequence genome includes the window GACTGTCGGAGTCTTTTGGGACAATGGCAAATTTGGAACATACAGTATCGGGAAGGACAGCAAATATGAACTCCGCGTTTATGACAACACTTTAATAGGTATACACACGTGCATCGATGTATAGTATTGAGTTGTGTCCGCTAACTAACGAATGCAGCACAATCCTTTCTtttgatttaaaacaaatcaatcacACATATCTTGTAAATATAATGTTTggtctgaaataaatgtattgatatagCAGATATTTATCGGTAGATCCTGTTGTAACACCATACTGTATTTGTTCACATGCTCTTAAATATACAGAATGTAAAATCTGGTACAATATTATCATACTTGTTTTAGGACAAAACCATGCCGGCATAAGATGCGGGTGTTGTAAGGAGATGGATTGCATGGGTGTAGTGTGGGCGTGTCAGGAATGCCCCGGTATTTATCTCTGCAACAGCTGCTACTGTGGTGACCGACATGATATAAGACACCCATGCAAAAGGATTTCCTCGCCTACAGAAGAAGGGTGTGATGTATTTGCAATATTGGAATTATATACCACTAGATGTACAATAATAAAGTGAATGTATTTGTAAACTTTAACAAATCGGGTCAACCATTTCCTTGTTTAACTTTGTTATTTATTAGattgtatgcatgtatgtgtCTCCTTGCAATAATATAGTGTTATTGTTTAACGTAGTTTATACATTCGAATTTAGTGTCGCCGTTGCAAAAAGGTCAGCTAGTTACAAAGTTCGATCAACTGGATTATTTCTGGGGGCAAAAGTGAAACGATTGCCAATCAACGAGAAACAGTGTACACAACATTTGATGATTACTCAAAAGTCATGTGAAGGTGGTACATTAATTTACTCACGTGAAGACGATGGAGGACTAGGAACAGTAACAGAGGTAATTTCGAACGGTGAGAACGAAGGTGATCGTAACGCTGTGAAGGTCACGTGGTCTAACAACGAAATGTCAATATGTCGCCCTGGGGAAGACGTTTTCTGTGTTGAAGAGATGCCCGGATTGTCATACTACAGAGACCATATTCCTGTTCTTCGTAAGAAACGCTTTGATTTAAATTGTCAGAATTATGCATAAGCATGACCTAATTTGGAATATATGGTTTTTGCATAATAAAtcgctaatcttatttgacagtAATAACGGAGGGCTTTAATTTCAAGGGAGGAATATCTGTCACCCTTGGAAGTCATTGAGTTTAAATGAGTTTTTTGCCCTTTTAATTAATATAGTATATTTGATGAATTCAACAATAAATATTTGCAAAGACAAACatatgtatattcacaaataaacagTAACACAATATGTTTATGATATCGCCACACAAAGTAACTTGGAAAATAATCCATTGCAAACATAATGTGGtgtgaatttatttaaaaaggtTGTGAACAGGATGACGAAGAAGAGAAAAATACAGAAACCAATTTTAATCCTGcgatgaaaaacaacaaaatgacaaacaAATCCACGGGTTATGATGACAAACCTAGTCAGCATGAAAACATTAGAATTGACAATAATGAAACAGCTGCCGAACTGAACATTGAAATTAAGGTTTGTAGggcatgtatgttgtttttttccaaaaaaaaattcacaacgTTTAACGTTTTTTTAACGTCAACCGAGTATGCGAGTGTATTTCAAACAGATGCTGAATTCCAGAGAACGCATGTTTTAAGGCTATATCATATATAACGGCACGTACATTTCATAAGGTAAATTGTTGAAGTTTTTGGGTTTTGTTAAtcgacattttatttaaaaaaattgatacCTATAAGAACAAAGTACTGTCATACTGGATTTGAAGTAATACATTTTTTCGTTACCAAATAGCTTTTATACAGTCAATTAATAAgcatttatcccatcatcagacgtgcatagtcgaaataaaccactgtggaataaattttcctctattacggcagtgctgaaatatagctgtcacgcgcggcggagaatggtcatattactcggaatcaactataaagtaatcattcttagtgaaatcgaatcagattcaacaaaacaaacaacttgataccaagatgtaatatatttttaacatataatgcaactcaaaaagcaaaaaaacattatttacaaatattacgcgcgcgtactcgtgacgtcattatttacacgtcatacgacacaatgcatgttctttcacgcgtaagctgcagttgtttagtgttgttgttttttcattatttcttaaaaatcggggacgtagaggtatgataaacagaaaaacaggttagttactgatctttttgtaatgtataaggctcggcacgattaaaataatgaaaccatGTTTGCTAAAAATAATTTTGgcattttccgtgtagttcgattttcctgttctactttaaaagaaataatttacgactaagaaaattgatgggataaatcgaatactaggtcggtgccgaataaagcaaagctaattttgctcggcacgaaaatctgattGTCTAAGCcacgcaaaataaactttgctttattcggcaccgacctagtattctctatatacgaAACTTTGATAGTTGTACTTCAAAAACTTGCTCAGTTATGTTGTACACATGCATTTTATGCTCGATTTTCAGAGACAATATTAATCAACATATTTTAGGACTAATGCGTTAAAAACATATCCTTAAAACATGCGATTTCTGGAAATAGCATGTATTAGGATGTATATTGAGAGCAAAAATCGCCATCACACCATTAGGTTGGTGATCAGATCGTCGATACACTATGCTATTAATACGATGAGTAAATTAATGCAAACAGGCCCGTATTTAGTTTTATAAAATCGTATTTGTCCGTATGAATTTGCTAAcctaaaaaacattcatttttaatattgaataataatttatTGAGAAAGCCTTTGAATCAGTTTATACATATAATGGGCTTTAGCCGTTCAAAGGCGGTAAGAGTTTATCAATGTTATATgttaaatgtttgcattatattgTCTTTTATTGATTTGGaaattattcaatatttgtttgtgtttaattcttgtttaattatatatttcacaGGTAGGGGATCAAGTGCGAGTCATTGATAACCTCGAACTTGTTAGAGCATCGTTGAAAGAACAATGGAGTGACAGCATGAAAGATGTAATTATTCAAATGCGAATCGTATTAAATGCGTTTTTGACGTGTTGGTTCAGTTCGATTTGTCCAGATGCTGTCTAATTTAAGTTGTATTACTCTGTTTGCAAAGAATGACGGATAACATATTGTTAATACAACTAAGAAATTCATATCTTATGTAAGAATATTATTCCTCATATGTGCACACATTGTTAATATGTCGGCAGGTGATCGGCAAGATTGGAATCATAGCGCAAATATGTTCAGATGGTAATCTGGAGGTTGCTTTTGTTGGCAAATCTTGGGTATTTACGCCGGACTGTTGTAAAGTTGTCTCAGAAACGAAGTCGACCAGACCATGCAATACGGGGGATGAGCTCGACACGGCGCCCGCCAGAAAAACCATTCGTATATTCGTTTCTGTGTAATTTTTATTAAGTGGTCCGAGTCATATAGTTTATAGTGTGTTTGCCTATTAATCACTGATGTTAAACAATTCAAATGTGTATATGTATGGTGTTACAGTTAACAATTCGGATCGTGCACTACATCATTTAGTGGGTGCACTTGGCGGAGAGGAACTAGCAACGGCATTAGAAAGGCTCTGTGAACAATATCCGTCACCTACAGATGTACCACCCGGATTCCTTTTCCATGCGGTTTTGAACAATAATGCAGCCGTATCATTTCTTACTGCGACCCGATGTCCTCATTTGGTAAgcgtttttttattaaataaatggtATATCAATTAACGCTTGTACACGCTTTTAAAACTGTATTTACCTAATTGAAAAACACTTTATGCAAACGGCTACTACATTATATTTGCAGTTTTTTCTTTACTATATGTGTAAACGTAGGTTAGATAGGAAATGATACGTATCCTATGACATATTATGAATTTAAAAGTGCAGTCCACGTCAATTTAGAAATCAATATTCGACATCcgaatattaataaatgtattcgTAAATTCCCCTGCATAATGTTAGTAATACTATATACACTGATAAGAGTGTGTCTTCGTTTTTGGATTACATATGCCATGTATAGATGAACTAtgctaatttgtattttaaacaagatTCCTTAAAGTACAACACTGAGTTATTAAGTCACTAATATTTATTTGAAGGTCAATGCCAAGCACGACGATTTCACTGCGCTGATGTTAGCCTGTCAAAAAGGACACGCAGATATCGCTAAAGTGCTATTAAACTGCAACGCTGATGTTAACATCAAAAACTCCAAAGGAACTACAGCCCTTATACTGGCCCTAGTAAAGTAAACGTTTATTATTATATCTTGGAAACAtcgtaaataaataatatgtaaaatgaCAAGTTGTATACACACATAACATCGATTAAACAACTTATATAACGAACTATCCAGATTGCTAAACTAACTTCTCTTAATTATATACATCCGTTAAAACGTATCAATATGATTTTAAGTGGTCATGAACAGACGGCTCTATTGCTACTCGAAGCGGGTGCTGAAGTCAATTACAAAGACACTCAGGGAAGAGTTCCTATTCACTATGCTTCACTCAAATCATCAACTGCTGTTATAAAACAATTAGTTCTCAGAAATGTCAACGTAAATGCACAGGTAAATATATACAAGCCGAAAGTGATACGTTTTAAATACCAGCGTATCATTTGTTTTAATGCTCGTTACAACATAGCTTACCAATATAAACATGTGTACAAATTAACTTGATTTATTGTGGGTGCAATAAAACAAAGCACAACAATCCCCTGTCAATCGATATGTGCTAACAGATAGTTCAtgttatgtttataaattatatcttTTGATATGCAATGGCTCGAATATTCACTTTTCAATACTAACAAACCCAGAGGTAAACCATACATTATAACATAACGTTATATTATACCGCTACATGTGGAGAACAATTccatgcacattttatttcaagttttttttataatgactCGTGTGTTGGCTATGTGAAAATTGGCCTACTTAATCCAGCGTGAAACTTTAAACGATGCAATACAAAAAATTCTCAATCAGATGTTTAGAATGTTCGCGTTCCTTTATGCTATGCTGTATGTATAACTGAACATAATTATGCAACACATGTTTAATAATGAGTGAATCTGCTAGCTCAATCGTAATAATGACAAAGAAGATCGTTGATATGATTATTGTTTACAGGATTGCGACGGTGATACACCCCTGAATATGGCAGTATTGGCAGGCAATGTTGCAGTGGCTGCTGAACTTATACATTGTAGGAAGGTGAACCTTCTAATAAAGAACAAACAACGACAAACAGCAGTGCTCCTCGCCGCAATTAAAAATGACGTGGTGTAAGTTACTTAAAAAAGACGTGGTGTAAGTTACATTAAAATTACGTGGTGTAAGTTAcattcattttgaaataattcatttCAGAACAACAGAAGCTATTCTTCAGCGATGCCCTGTACAGAAATTCCCAGCAATTGCAGATGAGACGATACAGGCCGCTACATATCACAATAATATGGACGTTGTCCGTTTACTTATAAAGGTTACCTGTATTAACTGGTTTGCAATGGTATCAATATTCCGTACACATATAACAATGTCATTTGACATGTCTAAACATGTTTGAATCCGATAAGACGTTTTATTAACAAGAATTAATTGAATCCTTTtgcaaaatgaaatatatttgcaaattgAATGATCAAACAAATACAATTAGATTTGTGTTTGGTTTCAAATCCGAGTCTAAAGACTAGACATGAGAGAAGCAATTTACAAGGTCATACTATTATACTATATTGTcacattatgttatttatttaaacgaagtttattttgttttattaatacatCGTTTTCTATATGTGTCTAATTTCATGAAAGATGGGAGTTGATGTAAATCGTTCGAGTGAACATCATTTACTTCCTTTACATGATGCTTGCGTATCAGGACACTTTGAGATATCTAAACTATTAGTACAAGCAGGTATGACACtgcactgttttaaataaaaattgttctTGTGTATACATTTTACTTATTCATCTGGAATttcattatttgaatattttccgTAATATTCCATTTTTACATCTGGCGGTCACTTATTGCCATTGTTAATTAACGATTACGGGTCTATATGCAACTATGCTaagcaaatattatttatttaaaaaaatgtttattgaagGTGCGGACGTAAACAAAAAGGACGTCAGTGGAGTAACACCGATTCACCTGTGTGTTGCGCCTGATTCCCCGTACTTAAAAGCTGTGGAACAGACGgaattttttaaagcaaatttgaAAGCGGTATTGCTTTTTTGATGTAGATTCTTAAGCTCTGTTAAACGTTAGTTTTACAATACACAAATAATCTAAGTTACGGAATACGATCTGGTATGTTCGGATTTAAAGACCAGTGCACAAGAATTTCTCTCCTGGTTATTTTTCTGTAGTTTCCTGATttctatgtattttatttatgttttaataaccTACTTGGTAGTGTTTATTTCGTAGCATCAATGTTCATAAAGCTATGGTTGAACCATGGGATCGCACGCGGTCTTACATTATAGTGTTGACCATGAGTTCAACATATATGATAAAACTTGTTTCATCTTTCAGATACAAGAAATGAACGTCCGTAATAATACAACAGAAAAACTTCAAGAGCGGACAGACTTAGCATGTTTCCTTGTGAAACATGGAGCCCGTGTGGATATTCTGGACGGCTTTGGTAATACTCCACTAGAAATTTGCAAAGATCAACAAATGAAGGACCACATTATCCAGCATTTTAAACTCCAGTATGTTaccattattttattatcttgtaTAACCATGAAGGTAATGTCATTTCGAATAGTGTATGTATGACTAACgtgtgtttttaattaaaaaattctaAAATTAACAAAGGCTATAAATGACCGTCAGATGTAAAAATGGAATATAACGGAAAATATACAACTATTTTAATTCATTACAGATTATCAGAAGATAAATGTTTAGAAATCCCCACAAGTATTTAATTTTAGCACAGATTCCGATGGCAAATACAATACAAGACAATGCATACGTGTAAACGACATAAAAACGTTTAGGCCTTCGCCTTTTAAAGATCAATTTAAAGATTTCTGGATTTCATGCGGTTTGAAGGAGCGACAAACCTGACACATAGCCGAGCATTAATCACTGAGTAGGGGAGGCACTCGCACGACAACACAGACATAACAAAACCGGCACCAAATACACAATCATGATTAATTCTGAGCTCACCACCGTATAGCGGTGAatgaaaaaatgtgacttaattAGGTTTGGTGACGCGCATCATAATAACTGGTTTATGCAAAAGACCGACATTGTTTTCTCCGATTATTGTTTCGCTTCTTCTTAGCATCCACGTTTTCatgtataattgtattattcgTATGTCGTATTAGTATACAAAGTGTAGATAAAAATACATGCACTCTAACACATTTAGGCATAGGTTTTTAAAGCTATGTATATACAATTCGAACCAAAGTCAAAGATATAACCAGTCCTGAATAAAGTTGGAGCAATTATCATGAAATAAAAAGGCTACCGTGCGATAACTTAAAGCATATATTGTTCTGGGTATGAACCTAAATATCGTTGCTCATGAAACTAAGTTAATTTGTATGTAGTTTGTGAaatcaaatttcattttttttaaatatttgatgataaagaAGGGATACGTTAGTTTATATCGTGAACACACAGACAAAACCCGGCATCTTAAATTCCCAAAATGTTCCGTGCTGATCAGATCATACGACTGAAACACAGTAattttatctatttaaaaaatacGAATACAATATCAGAATCGGCTAACATACACTTCAAACAAACACAATCAATATCTGTTGCATGCATATAAACTGATTCGTCCAGCCATATACAAATACAACCATGGATGTAAATGGTATGGTTATCTTGTTTGTGCATTTTAGTCGTGCAAGAGGCACAGAAGGGATCAACCTTTATGACCGGCTGTTATCAAGGATGGCGGTTCCATGTGTCCAATGCAAGACCACCTTGTCGAACATGCGGATTGTCCCATGCGGACATATTGTGCTTTGTCTGAAATGCATACCTACGTTGCTTGCTAAAGAATGTCCGAGATGCAACACGCGTATCGAAGAGTCATTCTGTTTAGGTTAAGTTGTATGTTGATTTGAATTTGCCCCATTAAATGTGCATGGAATGCATATAGTATAATAAATGaagatatatttttataatgctTATATAAAACATGATTTACATAATTTTGACTCTAAAACGCGTTTCTAAATTTTTAAATAGCGTTTTGTCTTTTCGTTAAAATAATTGAAGAGTTGATCTGATGAAATTATTGCTTATTTATCTCGTTACTTTATTTATTACATTCTAATAGAATATAAGAACATTTGAATAGACTAACTTTACTATTtatagtgttatattttatttgcatgATTGTATGTAATATTGGTTGCATATCCTTTGGATATCCCCATCAAACTTAATAAGTGTGTGTTAATAACAGTTGTGACGATTATATACGAGTCTTATCAAAAACAGTACGCAGGTTCCTGTGATTGAGATAAGGCTGTTATGAACAGATACATATGGAAATCACTCTGTCAAATTCAGATCACTTTCGTACGTGTAGTTTTATGTATGCTGTATTCACAATGGTAATCGACTCCAGGTATGTACTTATTCGGTAGACGTAGAACATTGGTCATATTTATATTACATCTACTGTATATTTTGCCATTACACAAGTCCGCTGTCAGACTCGAATATCATTATTTTACTGAATATTAAACTTCTTGCAGATATGAGGTATACCTACTTTCAATAGTATGATGTAATAAAGAAACCTGTAACCATGTGCAGTTCTTCACTAATTTATATTCCGCCGATAGATGTGCTAACATGATTGAACTTAACTGATATCCATTCACCGCATAGTGTATGCATTCTCTTTTAATTGTAATTATTGGAAAGGTTTTTCATTTCCTTAATTAGATTTTTCTTCACCACTCttgcatgtatattttaattgtgaaagccaactaaacatttataaattaaaactgattatgtcaattgttatgtgttatttgaatgaaTGGTTCAACAAATATATCGAAACCAAAGCAAGCATTCATTCAACCAATCAAAAGCATATCCATTTTATACGATATTCATCAATTTACTACACGTACACGGTCAGACTGTTACCATCAGACCGCATAtagttattatacatgtattattttcattGAAAAGGCGAACAAAATTACAAaccaaatatagaaaatatatttttcaatagttAACAAAGCTGAAAAGATGCAATTAAATGAGTCACGTGCACAATCATGAACAACATTATACTTTCACAAACCAAaatgtcattgtatgtgtatttGAAAATACGTTCGTTTAAAAAAAGGGTTGAAAACTGTTCTAACAAATAATAAAGCGCCAGTTAAAACATGGCTAAAATAGTGAATCACGAAAATGGCTCTAcctataatcataataatcatcgcCATACCGTCTGTCATAATAATAAACATCATTCCGTCGgctataataataatcatcatcccGACGGTCATAGTAATAACCATCATCCCGTCGGTTATAATTATAACCATCATTCTGCCGTGTGTACTGCTTTTCTATTTCCGTCATAAGATGCGCCACCCAGAGGCTTCCCATCTTTCCCATCAGCTGGACTGCCTGAGAGAAAGCGAACGTAAAGCTCTCCATGTCCGCCCTCTGGAACCGTCCTTTGTGATAGGAACTGCCGCAGTTCCAGTTCCATTCACAGATGTTACCTGCCCAATATAAAGTAATCGTAATCGTGCAACATTTTTCAATCGtgcaattttctcagaacaagacacaatttttgTCAGGTATGATTCATTGCATATTGAAGACAACTAGATAAGCAGTTCGCAAcgtacataaaacataataatttataaacattatacatttataagggAAAGTATAGCCGAAACATTAAGCCGTTTACCTACAGCTGTCCAGTTGTAAtgcttaaataatatatacaaaacaaacgGCAGAACAGCATTCATTTGTGAACGTTaatattatttagacaataaGTTGCCGTGGACGAGGGGGGAGCACAGTACGACAGGTTCGCCTAGGGTGCCAAATACTCTGGCGCCGGCCCTGACCAGAAGTACAAGTTCTgtgatttatttcaaacattaagaATAGAAAACGTACCAAAGTGATTTCCATTTTCACAAACCATTTGTCCCAGGCCATTCAAAAACATTGCGCTATGGCAACGGGAGCATTCCCATGCAATCGGTTTCCTTGAAATATATGAAACCATtgataa containing:
- the LOC127842993 gene encoding uncharacterized protein LOC127842993, with the translated sequence MARPFEWVKLDAFQCPVTGCPSRKPIAWECSRCHSAMFLNGLGQMVCENGNHFGNICEWNWNCGSSYHKGRFQRADMESFTFAFSQAVQLMGKMGSLWVAHLMTEIEKQYTRQNDGYNYNRRDDGYYYDRRDDDYYYSRRNDVYYYDRRYGDDYYDYR
- the LOC127842992 gene encoding E3 ubiquitin-protein ligase MIB2-like; this encodes MDIARVGIRVVRGPDWSKGEEDGGEGHVGTVKDVYANKTVGVFWDNGKFGTYSIGKDSKYELRVYDNTLIGQNHAGIRCGCCKEMDCMGVVWACQECPGIYLCNSCYCGDRHDIRHPCKRISSPTEEGVAVAKRSASYKVRSTGLFLGAKVKRLPINEKQCTQHLMITQKSCEGGTLIYSREDDGGLGTVTEVISNGENEGDRNAVKVTWSNNEMSICRPGEDVFCVEEMPGLSYYRDHIPVLRCEQDDEEEKNTETNFNPAMKNNKMTNKSTGYDDKPSQHENIRIDNNETAAELNIEIKVGDQVRVIDNLELVRASLKEQWSDSMKDVIGKIGIIAQICSDGNLEVAFVGKSWVFTPDCCKVVSETKSTRPCNTGDELDTAPARKTILNNSDRALHHLVGALGGEELATALERLCEQYPSPTDVPPGFLFHAVLNNNAAVSFLTATRCPHLVNAKHDDFTALMLACQKGHADIAKVLLNCNADVNIKNSKGTTALILALVNGHEQTALLLLEAGAEVNYKDTQGRVPIHYASLKSSTAVIKQLVLRNVNVNAQDCDGDTPLNMAVLAGNVAVAAELIHCRKVNLLIKNKQRQTAVLLAAIKNDVVTTEAILQRCPVQKFPAIADETIQAATYHNNMDVVRLLIKMGVDVNRSSEHHLLPLHDACVSGHFEISKLLVQAGADVNKKDVSGVTPIHLCVAPDSPYLKAVEQTEFFKANLKAIQEMNVRNNTTEKLQERTDLACFLVKHGARVDILDGFGNTPLEICKDQQMKDHIIQHFKLHRARGTEGINLYDRLLSRMAVPCVQCKTTLSNMRIVPCGHIVLCLKCIPTLLAKECPRCNTRIEESFCLG